A region from the Brassica napus cultivar Da-Ae chromosome C8, Da-Ae, whole genome shotgun sequence genome encodes:
- the LOC106415337 gene encoding serine--tRNA ligase, chloroplastic/mitochondrial isoform X1, producing the protein MGLHTLRLATVPLTFSTFTSRLFLKPIPPNTLQTLGQFSRHVQPRKPFLVRAFSASAAVQETPPTQASDSSAARPQWKASIDFKWIRDNKEAVEINIKNRNSNADLGGVIELYENMVNLQKEVEGIREERNNVAKKMKGKLEPSERERLVEEGKSLKESLVTLEEDLVKLQDELQQVARSIPNMTHPDVPIGGEDSSAIRKEVGSPREFTFPIRDHLQLGKDLDLIDFDSASEVSGSKFFYLKNEAVLLEMALLNWTLSEVMKKGFTPLTTPEIVRSSIVEKCGFQPRGDNTQVYSIDGTDQCLIGTAEIPVGGIHMDSILLESALPLKYIAFSHCFRTEAGAAGAATKGLYRVHQFSKAEMFILCRPEDSETCHDELIQIEEDLFTSLGLHFKTLDMATADLGAPAYRKFDIEAWMPGLGRFGEISSASNCTDYQSRRLGIRYRPSEPVQTGSKKGKASLPATKFVHTLNATACAVPRMMVCLLENYQQEDGSVVIPEPLRPFMGGIELIKPKLR; encoded by the exons ATGGGTTTACACACACTGAGACTCGCCACCGTCCCTTTGACCTTCTCCACATTCACCTCTCGCCTCTTCCTCAAACCAATCCCTCCCAATACTCTCCAAACACTTGGTCAATTCTCCCGCCATGTTCAACCGCGTAAGCCTTTCCTCGTCAGAGCCTTCTCCGCTTCCGCCGCCGTACAAGAGACTCCTCCCACGCAAGCTTCGGATTCCTCTG CTGCGAGGCCTCAGTGGAAAGCCTCCATTGACTTCAAGTGGATAAGGGATAACAAGGAAGCGGTCGAAATCAATATCAAGAATCGAAACTCGAATGCTGATTTGGGAGGTGTGATCGAGCTTTACGAGAACATGGTCAATCTCCAGAAG GAAGTCGAGGGGATTCGTGAGGAAAGGAACAACGTTGCCAAGAAGATGAAGGGGAAGCTTGAACCTTCAGAGCGTGAGAGACTCGTCGAAGAAG GTAAAAGTCTTAAGGAGAGTCTTGTAACTCTGGAAGAAGACCTCGTGAAGCTTCAAGATGAGCTCCAACAAGTGGCAAGGTCTataccaaatatgactcaccCTGATGTTCCTATTGGTGGCGAGGATTCATCGGCTATTAGAAAGGAG GTTGGTAGTCCACGTGAGTTTACCTTTCCAATCAGGGATCATCTTCAGCTTGGGAAGGATCTAGATCTCATTGATTTTGACTCCGCTTCAGAG GTAAGTGGTTCGAAGTTCTTCTATTTGAAGAATGAGGCAGTGTTACTAGAGATGGCCCTCCTTAACTGGACGTTATCAGAAGTCATGAAGAAGGGTTTTACTCCCCTAACAACCCCTGAGATAGTGAGATCTTCTATTGTGGAGAAATGCGGTTTCCAACCTCGTGGAGATAATACTCAG GTTTATTCTATAGATGGAACTGACCAATGTCTCATTGGCACCGCTGAAATCCCCGTAGGAGGAATCCACATGGATTCTATTCTTCTTGAATCAGCACTACCTTTGAAATATATTGCATTCTCTCATTGCTTCCGTACTGAAGCTGGTGCAGCTGGCGCCGCTACAAA AGGTCTTTACAGAGTTCATCAATTCAGCAAAGCAGAAATGTTTATCCTGTGCCGACCTGAAGATAGTGAAACCTGCCACGACGAACTCATTCAGATCGAAGAAGATCTCTTCACTTCTTTAGGATTACACTTCAA AACACTGGACATGGCCACAGCAGATTTAGGTGCTCCAGCTTACCGCAAGTTTGACATTGAAGCATGGATGCCCGGTTTAGGAAGATTTGGCGAG ATATCAAGCGCATCGAACTGCACGGATTACCAAAGCCGGAGACTGGGAATCCGTTACCGCCCATCTGAACCGGTTCAGACTGGTTCCAAGAAAGGCAAAGCGAGTCTTCCAGCTACTAAGTTTGTACACACTCTAAACGCTACAGCTTGTGCTGTCCCAAGGATGATGGTGTGTTTGCTGGAGAATTACCAGCAAGAAGATGGATCTGTGGTGATCCCTGAGCCCCTTAGGCCGTTCATGGGAGGCATTGAGCTTATTAAACCCAAGCTTAGATAA
- the LOC106415337 gene encoding serine--tRNA ligase, chloroplastic/mitochondrial isoform X2, giving the protein MKGKLEPSERERLVEEGKSLKESLVTLEEDLVKLQDELQQVARSIPNMTHPDVPIGGEDSSAIRKEVGSPREFTFPIRDHLQLGKDLDLIDFDSASEVSGSKFFYLKNEAVLLEMALLNWTLSEVMKKGFTPLTTPEIVRSSIVEKCGFQPRGDNTQVYSIDGTDQCLIGTAEIPVGGIHMDSILLESALPLKYIAFSHCFRTEAGAAGAATKGLYRVHQFSKAEMFILCRPEDSETCHDELIQIEEDLFTSLGLHFKTLDMATADLGAPAYRKFDIEAWMPGLGRFGEISSASNCTDYQSRRLGIRYRPSEPVQTGSKKGKASLPATKFVHTLNATACAVPRMMVCLLENYQQEDGSVVIPEPLRPFMGGIELIKPKLR; this is encoded by the exons ATGAAGGGGAAGCTTGAACCTTCAGAGCGTGAGAGACTCGTCGAAGAAG GTAAAAGTCTTAAGGAGAGTCTTGTAACTCTGGAAGAAGACCTCGTGAAGCTTCAAGATGAGCTCCAACAAGTGGCAAGGTCTataccaaatatgactcaccCTGATGTTCCTATTGGTGGCGAGGATTCATCGGCTATTAGAAAGGAG GTTGGTAGTCCACGTGAGTTTACCTTTCCAATCAGGGATCATCTTCAGCTTGGGAAGGATCTAGATCTCATTGATTTTGACTCCGCTTCAGAG GTAAGTGGTTCGAAGTTCTTCTATTTGAAGAATGAGGCAGTGTTACTAGAGATGGCCCTCCTTAACTGGACGTTATCAGAAGTCATGAAGAAGGGTTTTACTCCCCTAACAACCCCTGAGATAGTGAGATCTTCTATTGTGGAGAAATGCGGTTTCCAACCTCGTGGAGATAATACTCAG GTTTATTCTATAGATGGAACTGACCAATGTCTCATTGGCACCGCTGAAATCCCCGTAGGAGGAATCCACATGGATTCTATTCTTCTTGAATCAGCACTACCTTTGAAATATATTGCATTCTCTCATTGCTTCCGTACTGAAGCTGGTGCAGCTGGCGCCGCTACAAA AGGTCTTTACAGAGTTCATCAATTCAGCAAAGCAGAAATGTTTATCCTGTGCCGACCTGAAGATAGTGAAACCTGCCACGACGAACTCATTCAGATCGAAGAAGATCTCTTCACTTCTTTAGGATTACACTTCAA AACACTGGACATGGCCACAGCAGATTTAGGTGCTCCAGCTTACCGCAAGTTTGACATTGAAGCATGGATGCCCGGTTTAGGAAGATTTGGCGAG ATATCAAGCGCATCGAACTGCACGGATTACCAAAGCCGGAGACTGGGAATCCGTTACCGCCCATCTGAACCGGTTCAGACTGGTTCCAAGAAAGGCAAAGCGAGTCTTCCAGCTACTAAGTTTGTACACACTCTAAACGCTACAGCTTGTGCTGTCCCAAGGATGATGGTGTGTTTGCTGGAGAATTACCAGCAAGAAGATGGATCTGTGGTGATCCCTGAGCCCCTTAGGCCGTTCATGGGAGGCATTGAGCTTATTAAACCCAAGCTTAGATAA
- the LOC106415337 gene encoding serine--tRNA ligase, chloroplastic/mitochondrial isoform X3, protein MGLHTLRLATVPLTFSTFTSRLFLKPIPPNTLQTLGQFSRHVQPRKPFLVRAFSASAAVQETPPTQASDSSAARPQWKASIDFKWIRDNKEAVEINIKNRNSNADLGGVIELYENMVNLQKEVEGIREERNNVAKKMKGKLEPSERERLVEEGKSLKESLVTLEEDLVKLQDELQQVARSIPNMTHPDVPIGGEDSSAIRKEVGSPREFTFPIRDHLQLGKDLDLIDFDSASEVSGSKFFYLKNEAVLLEMALLNWTLSEVMKKGFTPLTTPEIVRSSIVEKCGFQPRGDNTQVYSIDGTDQCLIGTAEIPVGGIHMDSILLESALPLKYIAFSHCFRTEAGAAGAATKGLYRVHQFSKAEMFILCRPEDSETCHDELIQIEEDLFTSLGLHFKTLDMATADLGAPAYRKFDIEAWMPGLGRFGEITKAGDWESVTAHLNRFRLVPRKAKRVFQLLSLYTL, encoded by the exons ATGGGTTTACACACACTGAGACTCGCCACCGTCCCTTTGACCTTCTCCACATTCACCTCTCGCCTCTTCCTCAAACCAATCCCTCCCAATACTCTCCAAACACTTGGTCAATTCTCCCGCCATGTTCAACCGCGTAAGCCTTTCCTCGTCAGAGCCTTCTCCGCTTCCGCCGCCGTACAAGAGACTCCTCCCACGCAAGCTTCGGATTCCTCTG CTGCGAGGCCTCAGTGGAAAGCCTCCATTGACTTCAAGTGGATAAGGGATAACAAGGAAGCGGTCGAAATCAATATCAAGAATCGAAACTCGAATGCTGATTTGGGAGGTGTGATCGAGCTTTACGAGAACATGGTCAATCTCCAGAAG GAAGTCGAGGGGATTCGTGAGGAAAGGAACAACGTTGCCAAGAAGATGAAGGGGAAGCTTGAACCTTCAGAGCGTGAGAGACTCGTCGAAGAAG GTAAAAGTCTTAAGGAGAGTCTTGTAACTCTGGAAGAAGACCTCGTGAAGCTTCAAGATGAGCTCCAACAAGTGGCAAGGTCTataccaaatatgactcaccCTGATGTTCCTATTGGTGGCGAGGATTCATCGGCTATTAGAAAGGAG GTTGGTAGTCCACGTGAGTTTACCTTTCCAATCAGGGATCATCTTCAGCTTGGGAAGGATCTAGATCTCATTGATTTTGACTCCGCTTCAGAG GTAAGTGGTTCGAAGTTCTTCTATTTGAAGAATGAGGCAGTGTTACTAGAGATGGCCCTCCTTAACTGGACGTTATCAGAAGTCATGAAGAAGGGTTTTACTCCCCTAACAACCCCTGAGATAGTGAGATCTTCTATTGTGGAGAAATGCGGTTTCCAACCTCGTGGAGATAATACTCAG GTTTATTCTATAGATGGAACTGACCAATGTCTCATTGGCACCGCTGAAATCCCCGTAGGAGGAATCCACATGGATTCTATTCTTCTTGAATCAGCACTACCTTTGAAATATATTGCATTCTCTCATTGCTTCCGTACTGAAGCTGGTGCAGCTGGCGCCGCTACAAA AGGTCTTTACAGAGTTCATCAATTCAGCAAAGCAGAAATGTTTATCCTGTGCCGACCTGAAGATAGTGAAACCTGCCACGACGAACTCATTCAGATCGAAGAAGATCTCTTCACTTCTTTAGGATTACACTTCAA AACACTGGACATGGCCACAGCAGATTTAGGTGCTCCAGCTTACCGCAAGTTTGACATTGAAGCATGGATGCCCGGTTTAGGAAGATTTGGCGA GATTACCAAAGCCGGAGACTGGGAATCCGTTACCGCCCATCTGAACCGGTTCAGACTGGTTCCAAGAAAGGCAAAGCGAGTCTTCCAGCTACTAAGTTTGTACACACTCTAA
- the LOC106415143 gene encoding aminomethyltransferase, mitochondrial, with amino-acid sequence MRGGSLWQLGQSITRRLAQSDKKPLSRRCFASEADLKKTALYDFHVAHGGKMVPFAGWSMPIQYKDSIIDSTVNCRVNGSLFDVAHMCGLSLKGKDCVPFLETLVVADVAGLAPGTGSLTVFTNEKGGAIDDSVITKVTDEHIYLVVNAGCRDKDLAHIEEHMKAFKSKGGDVSWHIHDERSLLALQGPLAAPVLQHLTKEDLSKLYFGQFQILDINGSTCFLTRTGYTGEDGFEISVPSEHAVDLAKAILEKSEGKVRLTGLGARDSLRLEAGLCLYGNDMEQHISPVEAGLTWAIGKRRRAEGGFLGADVILKQLQDGPTIRRVGFFSSGPPARSHSEVHDESGNKIGEITSGGFSPNLKKNIAMGYVKSGQHKNGTKVKILVRGKPYEGNITKMPFVATKYYKPS; translated from the exons ATGAGAGGTGGGAGTCTATGGCAGCTAGGGCAATCCATAACCCGTCGCCTTGCTCAATCCGACAAGAAACCTCTGTCACGCCGCTGCTTTGCCTCTGAAGCCGACCTCAAAAAGACAGCCCTTTACGACTTCCACGTCGCCCACGGTGGAAAGATGGTTCCTTTCGCTGGCTGGAGCATGCCGATTCAGTACAAAGACTCCATCATCGACTCGACCGTTAACTGCAGAGTCAACGGGAGTTTGTTTGACGTTGCACATATGTGTGGTTTGAGCCTCAAGGGCAAAGACTGTGTTCCTTTCCTGGAGACGCTCGTGGTTGCTGACGTGGCTGGTTTGGCTCCTGGGACCGGGAGCTTGACGGTGTTCACGAACGAGAAAGGAGGTGCTATTGATGACTCGGTGATTACCAAAGTGACTGATGAGCATATCTATTTGGTGGTGAATGCTGGTTGTAGGGATAAGGATTTGGCTCATATTGAAGAGCACATGAAGGCTTTTAAATCCAAAGGAGGTGATGTCTCGTGGCATATACATGATGAGAGATCTCTTCTCGCTCTTCAG GGTCCTTTGGCTGCACCGGTGCTTCAACATTTGACTAAAGAAGACTTGAGCAAGCTTTACTTTGGACAGTTCCAGATTCTGGACATTAATGGTTCCACTTGCTTCCTTACCAGGACCGG GTATACAGGGGAAGATGGGTTTGAGATCTCGGTTCCATCCGAGCATGCAGTTGATTTAGCCAAAGCAATCTTGGAGAAATCCGAGGGAAAAGTAAGACTCACAGGTCTAGGAGCAAGAGACAGTCTCAGGCTAGAAGCAGGTCTTTGTCTCTACGGCAACGACATGGAGCAACACATTTCTCCTGTCGAAGCTGGGCTCACATGGGCCATAGGGAAACGTAGAAGAGCCGAAGGAGGGTTTCTTGGAGCTGATGTGATCCTCAAACAGCTTCAAGATGGACCAACGATCAGAAGAGTTGGATTCTTCTCTTCGGGGCCACCAGCGAGGTCGCATAGCGAGGTGCATGATGAGAGTGGTAACAAGATTGGGGAGATCACGAGTGGTGGGTTTAGTCCCAACTTGAAGAAGAACATAGCTATGGGGTATGTTAAGTCGGGTCAGCACAAGAACGGGACCAAAGTGAAGATTTTGGTCCGTGGGAAACCTTATGAAGGTAACATCACTAAGATGCCGTTCGTGGCTACCAAATACTACAAGCCGTCATGA
- the LOC106416279 gene encoding acanthoscurrin-1-like translates to MKGTFTNLLVLLFIALVCANVGARKLISGDTQFKDEKFLGGGGAGGGLGGIGIGAGINTGINAGIGLGGGGVGGGGLGGGGGGLLGGGGGLLGGGGLNGGAGGLGGGGGFP, encoded by the coding sequence atgaaaGGCACTTTCACTAACTTGCTTGTGCTTCTCTTCATTGCACTTGTTTGTGCAAATGTCGGTGCTAGGAAACTTATTTCCGGAGATACCCAATTCAAGGATGAAAAATTCCTTGGCGGCGGTGGAGCCGGTGGTGGCCTTGGTGGGATAGGGATTGGAGCTGGTATCAATACTGGTATCAATGCTGGAATTGGACTAGGTGGAGGCGGTGTGGGTGGTGGCGGActtggcggtggtggtggtggactcctcggtggtggtggtggactcCTCGGTGGAGGCGGTTTAAACGGAGGAGCCGGTGGacttggtggtggtggtggctttCCTTGA